The Caldalkalibacillus thermarum genome window below encodes:
- the glnA gene encoding type I glutamate--ammonia ligase — MRKNYTKEDILKMAEEENVRFIRLQFTDLLGTIKNVEIPVSQLPKALDNKMMFDGSSIEGFVRIEESDMYLYPELDTWMIFPWITDEGKVARLICDVYNPDGTPFAGDPRYVLKRVLKEAEELGFSTMNVGPEPEFFLFKTNENLEPTLDVNDDGGYFDLAPLDLGENCRRDIVLTLEKMGFEIEASHHEVAPGQHEIDFKYADAVTAADYIQTFKLVVKTIARKHGLHATFMPKPIYGINGSGMHCHLSLFRGNENAFYDENDPLGLSETAKHFLAGLLKHAKGFAAITNPTVNSYKRLVPGYEAPCYIAWSAKNRSPLVRIPASRGLSTRVELRNPDPAANPYLALAVMLAAGLDGIKNRLPLPEPTDRNIYVMNDQDRAEAGIESLPSTLKEAIEALKQDEVIVKALGDHAFTHFVEAKEIEWDMFRTQVHPWERDQYMTQY, encoded by the coding sequence GTGCGCAAAAACTACACTAAAGAAGACATTTTAAAAATGGCAGAGGAGGAAAACGTCCGCTTTATTCGTCTTCAGTTTACTGATCTCTTGGGAACCATAAAAAATGTGGAAATCCCAGTTAGCCAGTTACCCAAAGCGCTGGATAACAAAATGATGTTTGACGGTTCATCTATTGAAGGGTTTGTCCGTATTGAAGAGTCGGACATGTATTTGTACCCTGAACTGGATACATGGATGATCTTTCCGTGGATCACTGATGAAGGAAAAGTGGCCCGTTTAATTTGTGACGTGTATAATCCTGACGGTACACCGTTCGCCGGTGACCCTCGTTACGTTTTGAAACGGGTGCTCAAGGAGGCTGAAGAACTAGGGTTCTCAACCATGAACGTGGGCCCTGAGCCAGAGTTTTTCCTGTTTAAAACCAATGAAAACCTGGAGCCTACGCTGGATGTAAACGATGACGGCGGTTACTTCGACCTGGCTCCCCTTGACCTGGGAGAAAACTGCCGTCGGGATATTGTCTTGACCCTGGAAAAAATGGGCTTTGAAATTGAAGCTTCACACCATGAAGTGGCACCAGGTCAACATGAAATTGACTTTAAGTATGCCGATGCGGTGACTGCTGCTGACTACATCCAAACATTTAAGCTGGTGGTCAAAACTATTGCCAGAAAACACGGGCTGCATGCTACATTTATGCCCAAGCCGATATATGGCATCAACGGTTCTGGCATGCATTGCCACCTCTCGTTGTTCCGCGGTAACGAAAATGCTTTTTATGACGAAAACGATCCTCTGGGTTTAAGTGAAACAGCCAAACATTTCTTAGCAGGGTTGCTGAAGCATGCCAAAGGATTTGCTGCGATCACTAATCCAACCGTAAACTCTTACAAACGTTTGGTTCCTGGTTACGAGGCACCGTGCTACATTGCCTGGTCTGCTAAAAACAGAAGCCCCCTTGTCCGTATTCCTGCTTCAAGGGGATTAAGCACACGTGTTGAATTACGTAACCCTGATCCTGCTGCCAATCCATATCTGGCTTTGGCTGTCATGCTCGCTGCCGGCTTGGACGGCATCAAGAACAGGCTGCCGCTTCCAGAGCCAACTGACCGGAATATTTATGTTATGAATGATCAAGATCGTGCTGAAGCAGGGATTGAGAGCTTGCCTTCAACCCTCAAAGAAGCAATCGAAGCCTTAAAACAGGATGAGGTAATTGTGAAAGCGCTGGGTGATCATGCCTTTACACATTTTGTAGAAGCAAAAGAAATCGAGTGGGACATGTTCAGAACCCAGGTTCATCCTTGGGAACGGGATCAATATATGACTCAATATTAA
- a CDS encoding MerR family transcriptional regulator, translating to MSQEIRRNMALFPIGIVMKLTDLTARQIRYYEEQGLIKPARNKGNQRIFSLNDIDRLLEIKALIDQGVNIAGIKAIFENKKAPEANIVPAENENKNKKRNLTDKEVHDLLKRELLHGLSKEKVSLIQGELTRFFRN from the coding sequence ATGAGTCAAGAGATTCGTCGCAATATGGCCCTTTTTCCCATTGGCATTGTGATGAAGTTAACTGACTTGACAGCACGGCAGATCCGCTACTATGAAGAGCAAGGCTTGATCAAACCGGCACGTAACAAAGGAAATCAGCGGATTTTTTCTTTAAACGATATTGACCGCTTGTTAGAAATCAAAGCACTAATCGATCAGGGCGTCAATATTGCCGGGATCAAAGCCATTTTCGAAAATAAAAAAGCCCCTGAAGCCAATATCGTGCCAGCGGAAAATGAAAACAAAAATAAGAAACGGAATTTGACAGATAAAGAAGTTCACGACTTATTAAAGCGAGAGCTATTACATGGGTTGTCTAAAGAGAAAGTTTCCCTTATTCAAGGTGAACTGACCCGTTTCTTCCGTAATTAA
- a CDS encoding methionine gamma-lyase family protein has protein sequence MYDQLNYGHQLKPYVEQAEAKIKSRLDEIRQIVELNQWKVLQAFRLHEVGDHHFAPSTGYGYDDTGREVLEKVYATIFQTEAAIVRPQLISGTHAIATCLFGLLRPGDELVYITGKPYDTLEQVIGQPGAGSSPVPGSLADYGIGYREVPLTEEGLVDLEGIRSAISERTKVIGIQRSRGYANRPSFTIAQIQDMISFVREIKPEVIVFVDNCYGEFVEEQEPTQVGADIMAGSLIKNPGGGLVRSGGYIVGKTTLIEQVGTRLFAPGIGLEGGANLNTLPEMYQGLFLAPHIVGEALKGAIFSSALLAELGFKTTPAWNEKRTDLIQSIQFNSREKLIAFCQGIQKASPVNSHVTPYPSPMPGYDDEIIMAAGTFIQGASIELSADGPLRPPYLGFVQGGLTYEHVKIGILFALNELLEKGLLSL, from the coding sequence GTGTACGACCAACTAAACTATGGCCACCAACTAAAACCTTACGTTGAACAAGCTGAAGCCAAAATTAAATCAAGATTGGATGAGATCCGGCAAATTGTTGAACTGAACCAGTGGAAGGTGTTGCAAGCTTTTCGTCTCCATGAAGTAGGCGATCATCATTTTGCGCCAAGTACAGGTTACGGCTACGATGATACGGGGCGGGAGGTACTGGAAAAGGTCTATGCCACCATCTTTCAGACAGAAGCTGCTATTGTACGCCCCCAGCTTATTTCAGGCACTCATGCCATCGCCACCTGCTTGTTTGGATTGCTAAGACCGGGTGATGAACTGGTTTATATCACGGGTAAACCTTATGACACACTAGAGCAAGTGATTGGCCAACCAGGTGCAGGATCCTCCCCTGTGCCTGGTTCTTTAGCTGACTATGGCATTGGTTACCGGGAGGTCCCTTTAACCGAAGAAGGTCTCGTTGACCTTGAGGGTATTCGCTCCGCAATCTCAGAAAGAACTAAAGTGATTGGCATTCAGCGTTCAAGGGGTTATGCCAACCGACCTTCGTTTACCATTGCCCAAATACAGGACATGATTTCCTTTGTGCGGGAGATTAAGCCAGAGGTCATTGTTTTTGTGGATAATTGTTACGGGGAATTTGTAGAAGAGCAGGAACCTACCCAGGTCGGAGCAGATATCATGGCCGGTTCCTTGATCAAAAACCCTGGAGGAGGGCTGGTGAGAAGCGGGGGTTATATTGTGGGTAAAACGACGCTGATTGAACAGGTGGGCACCCGCCTGTTTGCCCCAGGAATCGGTTTGGAGGGAGGGGCTAACCTGAACACGCTGCCGGAGATGTACCAAGGCCTGTTTCTCGCCCCCCATATTGTAGGAGAAGCGTTAAAAGGAGCCATTTTTTCTTCTGCCTTGCTGGCTGAGCTGGGATTTAAAACTACGCCGGCCTGGAATGAAAAACGAACAGATTTGATACAATCCATCCAATTTAACTCCAGGGAAAAACTAATTGCTTTTTGCCAAGGGATTCAAAAAGCCTCCCCTGTTAATTCACATGTTACCCCATATCCCAGTCCCATGCCAGGATACGACGATGAGATTATTATGGCGGCGGGCACCTTTATACAGGGGGCAAGCATTGAATTATCTGCCGATGGTCCGCTACGTCCGCCCTATTTAGGGTTTGTACAGGGAGGATTAACCTACGAACATGTTAAAATTGGTATTTTATTCGCCCTGAATGAACTGCTGGAAAAAGGATTGTTAAGCTTATAG
- the hflX gene encoding GTPase HflX — protein sequence MIEKAVLVGCLLPHQQEREVESSLYELSLLAETAQAQAVCTVIQKRDRVDPAYYIGKGKVLEVASLVETYQADLVIFNDELSPSQINNLEQLLPCKVIDRTQLILDIFALRARSKEGKLQVELAQLNYLLPRIVGKGTELSRLGGGIGTRGPGETKLELDRRHIRRRIRDIRQELDKIVAHRKRYRSRRKKQQMFQVALVGYTNAGKSTLLNQLTEAEAYTENQLFATLDPLTKQMRLPSGHIVLLTDTVGFIRDLPTTLVAAFRSTLEEVKEADLILHVIDSHDDNHQDQIDVVESLLTELDAGHIPVVRIFNKKDLPPAPELMVRPEDLYITALDPHDCWRVKERIETVLKQQMHTYQLLLPASEAQLIPKLRQVGFVEQLTWDEGQQGYRVTLHLPVYHPLKNKIEPFRIQH from the coding sequence ATGATTGAAAAGGCCGTATTGGTTGGCTGTCTGTTACCCCATCAACAAGAGCGGGAAGTTGAAAGCTCACTTTATGAGCTCTCTTTATTAGCGGAGACAGCGCAGGCCCAGGCAGTGTGTACGGTGATCCAGAAGAGGGATCGGGTTGATCCCGCTTATTACATCGGCAAAGGAAAAGTGCTGGAAGTGGCCAGTTTGGTAGAAACCTACCAAGCAGACCTGGTCATCTTTAATGATGAGCTGTCACCCAGCCAAATCAACAATCTTGAACAGCTCCTGCCCTGCAAAGTTATTGACCGCACTCAGCTCATTCTGGATATTTTCGCCCTCAGAGCCAGGTCAAAAGAAGGTAAGTTGCAGGTCGAACTGGCCCAGCTTAATTATTTATTGCCCCGCATCGTGGGTAAAGGAACGGAGCTGTCCCGGCTCGGAGGCGGCATTGGCACCCGCGGTCCCGGTGAAACGAAACTGGAACTGGACCGCCGCCATATCCGCCGCCGTATCCGGGATATTAGACAAGAATTGGACAAGATTGTTGCCCACAGGAAACGCTACCGGTCCCGGCGAAAGAAGCAGCAAATGTTTCAAGTGGCCCTGGTAGGGTATACCAACGCCGGCAAATCCACTCTGTTAAACCAGCTGACAGAAGCAGAGGCTTATACGGAAAACCAGCTGTTTGCCACGCTGGATCCCTTAACGAAGCAAATGCGCTTACCGTCCGGGCATATTGTTCTGTTAACGGACACTGTCGGCTTCATTCGGGATTTGCCCACAACCCTGGTTGCCGCTTTCCGTTCTACTCTCGAAGAGGTGAAAGAGGCCGATCTGATTTTGCACGTGATTGATAGTCATGATGACAACCATCAGGATCAGATTGACGTGGTGGAATCCCTGTTAACAGAGCTGGATGCCGGTCATATACCCGTTGTAAGGATTTTTAACAAAAAAGACTTGCCTCCAGCTCCTGAACTCATGGTTCGTCCTGAAGATCTCTATATTACTGCACTTGATCCCCATGATTGCTGGAGGGTGAAAGAACGGATTGAAACGGTATTGAAGCAACAGATGCACACTTATCAGCTCTTGCTTCCTGCCAGCGAAGCCCAGCTCATTCCCAAGCTGCGACAGGTTGGTTTTGTGGAGCAGCTTACTTGGGATGAGGGACAACAAGGTTATCGGGTCACGCTGCATTTACCCGTTTACCACCCCTTGAAGAATAAAATTGAACCGTTTCGGATTCAGCATTAA
- the spoVK gene encoding stage V sporulation protein K: MVSKPVIRHDGGHINIKFMPTSHQVHQPQAAHQRAFIPDSPKHMILERAMKQLERLVGLENVKDFIYEIYAWLYINQKRKELGLKTTSQSLHMIFKGNPGTGKTTVARILSQMFRDIGVLSKGHLVEVERGDLVGEYIGHTAQKTRETVKKALGGILFIDEAYSLARGGDKDFGREAIDCLVKAMEDYRDQFILILAGYPQEMDYFLSSNPGLPSRFPIVLEFKNYTIAELLAIADIMAEDREYRLTAPARKKLRLILEQDMRLNPHNFSNARLVRNVIEKAIREHAVRMLSAEFHTREELITLSAEDFILLEDGTYFN, encoded by the coding sequence ATTGTGTCTAAGCCTGTCATTCGTCACGACGGGGGACATATTAACATTAAGTTTATGCCAACGTCCCATCAAGTTCATCAACCACAGGCTGCCCATCAGCGCGCGTTTATCCCTGACTCACCAAAGCATATGATTCTGGAGCGGGCTATGAAACAACTTGAGCGCCTCGTGGGCTTGGAGAATGTAAAAGACTTTATTTATGAAATCTATGCCTGGTTATATATCAACCAAAAGAGAAAAGAGCTGGGTTTAAAAACAACATCCCAAAGCTTGCATATGATTTTTAAAGGAAACCCGGGCACTGGAAAAACGACAGTGGCCAGGATTTTAAGCCAGATGTTCCGCGACATTGGGGTGTTGAGCAAAGGACATCTGGTAGAGGTAGAGCGAGGAGATCTGGTTGGGGAATATATCGGTCATACGGCACAGAAAACACGGGAAACCGTTAAAAAAGCGTTGGGAGGGATTTTGTTTATTGATGAAGCTTACTCATTAGCCAGGGGAGGGGATAAGGATTTCGGAAGGGAAGCCATTGACTGCCTGGTAAAGGCAATGGAAGACTACCGGGATCAATTTATCCTGATTTTAGCCGGTTATCCACAAGAAATGGATTATTTCCTGTCATCCAACCCTGGTTTGCCATCCCGTTTCCCCATTGTGCTGGAGTTTAAAAACTACACCATTGCTGAACTGTTAGCCATTGCTGACATCATGGCTGAGGACCGCGAATACCGGTTAACTGCTCCGGCCAGGAAAAAGCTGCGCTTGATCCTGGAACAGGATATGCGCTTGAACCCTCACAACTTCAGCAACGCCCGTCTGGTACGCAATGTGATTGAGAAGGCCATCCGCGAACACGCCGTGCGGATGCTGTCTGCTGAGTTCCACACCCGTGAAGAGTTAATCACACTGTCTGCTGAAGATTTTATCCTGCTGGAAGATGGTACTTACTTCAACTAG
- a CDS encoding YrzA family protein, which produces MQLKLERIEDKVEFFEATDIKTLEKKIDEQIENNKALLLEVHSVQHQVAFDPRTGQPLYSAVVHFKAKK; this is translated from the coding sequence ATGCAATTAAAGCTGGAACGCATTGAGGACAAAGTAGAATTTTTTGAGGCAACCGACATAAAAACACTGGAGAAAAAAATTGACGAGCAAATTGAGAACAATAAAGCCCTGCTGTTGGAAGTCCATTCTGTCCAACATCAAGTGGCTTTTGATCCCCGGACTGGCCAGCCCTTGTATAGTGCTGTGGTTCATTTTAAAGCAAAAAAGTAA
- a CDS encoding DUF3891 family protein, which translates to MIVVDFQDHFVLIQQYDHAQLSGDIATNWNPRHFYGSPKRQDVLYAIYEHDRGWIDLDHTPFWNDAENAPYSFMEFPLRPKLTFYRKGVDEVQRYSPYAALLCSMHYCSFFASTSEPAAEQYMQEEKERQRLIREDLHLSTPQEDADLKFHFDLLQFCDNLSLYVCLNRPGVSKEEEISWYRQGFPQRFSHLDHQTIMARWLDTETIQLNPFPLQEGCTYGVKLKKVPKQAIKEKGLAEAYRQAGWELRHVRFTL; encoded by the coding sequence ATGATCGTCGTTGATTTTCAGGATCATTTTGTACTGATTCAACAGTATGATCACGCCCAGCTTTCCGGAGATATCGCCACAAACTGGAATCCCCGGCATTTTTATGGGAGCCCCAAACGGCAGGATGTCCTGTATGCAATCTATGAGCATGACCGGGGCTGGATTGACCTCGACCACACACCGTTTTGGAACGATGCCGAAAACGCACCATATTCGTTTATGGAATTTCCTTTGCGTCCTAAATTGACATTTTACCGGAAGGGAGTGGATGAGGTCCAAAGATACAGCCCTTATGCTGCCCTATTATGCAGTATGCATTACTGTTCGTTCTTTGCCAGTACATCCGAGCCGGCTGCCGAACAGTACATGCAGGAAGAAAAAGAGCGGCAACGGCTGATCAGAGAAGATTTACACCTTTCTACTCCCCAGGAAGATGCCGATCTGAAATTCCACTTTGACTTGCTCCAATTTTGTGATAACCTTTCCCTCTATGTGTGCCTGAACCGGCCAGGTGTATCCAAAGAAGAGGAGATCAGCTGGTACCGCCAGGGGTTTCCACAGCGTTTTTCTCACCTGGACCATCAGACCATCATGGCCCGCTGGCTGGATACTGAAACGATCCAACTCAACCCTTTTCCCTTACAAGAGGGCTGCACTTACGGTGTTAAATTGAAAAAGGTGCCCAAACAAGCCATTAAAGAAAAAGGGCTTGCCGAAGCGTACCGGCAAGCAGGATGGGAATTGCGGCATGTCCGTTTCACTCTGTAG
- a CDS encoding DUF309 domain-containing protein, with protein MIYHHLYLLYLYYFNIKRDYYECHDVLEELWLEEGCYSFYQGLIQVAVGLYHFRWNNIEGAKLLFEGGLKKLEAYPDHHYGINVQKLRHDVKHYLYKLNHIEEDPFEFYDLTIEIVDEDLQEMVEGIAREMEQEQNSP; from the coding sequence ATGATTTACCATCACTTGTATCTATTATATCTGTACTATTTTAACATTAAAAGGGATTACTACGAGTGCCATGATGTCCTGGAGGAACTGTGGCTGGAGGAAGGTTGTTATTCTTTTTATCAAGGTCTGATCCAAGTGGCAGTAGGTTTATACCATTTCCGTTGGAATAACATTGAGGGGGCTAAATTACTGTTTGAAGGTGGCTTGAAGAAGCTGGAGGCGTATCCGGACCATCATTACGGGATTAACGTTCAAAAACTTCGTCATGATGTGAAACATTATCTATACAAGCTGAATCATATAGAAGAGGACCCGTTTGAGTTTTATGACTTAACAATTGAGATTGTCGATGAAGATCTGCAAGAGATGGTGGAAGGGATTGCACGGGAGATGGAACAAGAACAAAACTCCCCTTGA
- a CDS encoding putative holin-like toxin — MLTTYEAMFLMIAFASLIVSVIAVAQKKK; from the coding sequence ATGCTGACAACTTATGAAGCGATGTTCCTTATGATCGCCTTTGCTTCTTTGATCGTAAGTGTCATCGCCGTAGCTCAAAAAAAGAAGTAA
- a CDS encoding UPF0182 family membrane protein: MKFKVYHYHDYQPKKKLNKKKAYWLAAAGLFLMIFVIGDFLFSLLAEYIWMDSLGYSDVFITILSARILLFAAGFLLFSCTLFLTLLGIRRAYLHHFFPEELPFIFRQRKLFMISSLVMASLYGLLGSSVVQGLGWERFLTYQNQVSFQVRDPIFGHDIAFYVYSLPFWNFVVSSLLGLVIVILIIQGTAYGLAKLLWRDRGARIQFTLSVMLLGGLLGTKHFLGRYDTVLSDTINGFQQKSVVYGASYTDVVINIPSAYLLGVTPVMAAVAILVGLYRKNWRLIAAGPILYVLVLIGVQLAAWGVQQFVVTPNEFEREKPYLEHSLTYTRQAYGLDNIRQYVNTGSGVLSEELLERNRLTLNNVRINDPRPLLDVYNQMQTIRTYYQFNDVDVDRYPIDGEYHQVFIGARELNTENLPAQAQTWVNRTLRYTHGYGIAASHVNHVTPQGQPEFLVKNLPPEGSLNVTRPQIYFGEQNYSSVIVNTKVDEFDYPEGDSNVTYRYTADSGIPMTRFHRFVYAWEEKSPRIFISGLITEESQLLRKRNIMERIKSIAPFLQYDQDPYIVVRNDGTLVWIVDAYTTTRYYPYAEPVRTGFNYIRNPVKVVVDAYTGEVHFYVVDREDPLWQTYANIFPGLFEEKIPEDIRAHFRYPVNLFTYQADIFRTYHMSDLEVFYNREDMWAFPTEKYYDQDILMEPYYITMQLPDEEQEEFILIQPFTPNNRQNMIAWLAVRNDWEYYGELLLYRFPKQRTVYGPQQIENRINQDPYISQQLNLWSQGGSRTIRGNLLVIPIEDTLLYVEPVYIESDSHTSLPEVGKIIVAYQDYIVMEDTFEEAIDRLLEMEAGDVRADGQQSGQDEQTPLIVTAEALVDQLADLFNAYRDAMSAGQWEKAGRIMTEIEKQLETWQQQQVINQTAPGEEAEPVDGEEADAEG; encoded by the coding sequence TTGAAGTTTAAGGTTTATCATTATCACGATTATCAGCCCAAGAAAAAATTAAACAAGAAAAAAGCATACTGGCTTGCTGCAGCCGGTCTGTTTTTGATGATTTTCGTGATTGGTGACTTTTTATTTTCTTTGTTGGCTGAATACATATGGATGGATTCATTGGGTTATAGCGATGTCTTTATCACCATCCTATCTGCACGTATCCTGCTATTTGCTGCAGGTTTCCTGTTATTTAGCTGTACGTTATTCCTGACCCTGCTAGGCATCAGACGCGCCTATTTACACCACTTTTTCCCTGAGGAATTACCATTCATATTCCGTCAGCGCAAGCTGTTTATGATCAGCAGTCTTGTTATGGCCTCCCTTTACGGTTTATTGGGTTCAAGTGTTGTCCAAGGATTAGGTTGGGAGCGGTTTTTAACCTATCAAAACCAAGTGTCATTTCAGGTCAGAGATCCTATTTTTGGTCATGATATCGCCTTCTATGTTTATTCTTTGCCTTTCTGGAATTTTGTGGTCAGTTCATTGCTTGGTTTGGTGATCGTCATATTAATCATTCAAGGTACAGCTTACGGGCTAGCCAAGTTGTTGTGGAGGGATCGGGGAGCCAGGATCCAGTTTACGTTGAGCGTGATGTTGTTAGGAGGGCTTCTGGGAACGAAACATTTTTTGGGCCGCTACGACACCGTGTTAAGCGATACGATTAATGGCTTTCAACAGAAAAGTGTAGTTTACGGCGCCAGCTACACAGATGTAGTGATTAATATTCCCTCTGCCTATCTTTTGGGCGTGACACCGGTCATGGCTGCGGTGGCCATCTTAGTTGGCCTGTACAGAAAAAACTGGCGCTTGATCGCAGCCGGTCCAATCCTGTACGTGCTTGTGCTAATCGGTGTTCAACTGGCCGCCTGGGGTGTACAACAGTTTGTGGTCACACCAAATGAATTTGAGCGGGAAAAACCCTATCTTGAACATAGTCTGACCTATACCCGCCAAGCCTATGGCTTGGACAATATTCGCCAATATGTCAATACAGGCAGCGGTGTGCTATCGGAGGAGTTGCTGGAGAGAAACCGCCTCACTTTAAATAATGTGCGCATTAATGATCCACGGCCCCTCCTTGATGTGTACAACCAGATGCAAACCATCCGCACGTACTACCAGTTTAATGATGTAGATGTGGACCGCTACCCGATAGATGGGGAGTATCACCAGGTGTTTATTGGGGCTAGGGAATTAAATACGGAAAACTTACCCGCCCAGGCTCAAACATGGGTGAACCGGACTTTGCGCTACACACATGGATATGGCATAGCGGCCAGTCATGTCAACCATGTTACACCTCAAGGGCAACCGGAGTTTTTGGTTAAAAATTTGCCGCCTGAGGGCAGCCTGAACGTGACCCGCCCCCAGATTTATTTTGGAGAACAAAATTATTCCTCCGTGATCGTCAATACCAAGGTCGATGAGTTTGATTATCCAGAAGGGGATTCTAATGTAACCTACCGCTATACTGCAGATAGCGGGATTCCTATGACCCGTTTTCATCGTTTTGTGTATGCCTGGGAGGAAAAATCGCCGCGCATCTTTATCTCTGGTTTGATTACTGAAGAAAGCCAGCTGCTCAGAAAACGAAATATTATGGAGCGTATTAAGTCCATTGCCCCTTTTTTGCAATATGACCAAGACCCCTATATTGTGGTCAGAAATGACGGGACGTTGGTTTGGATTGTGGATGCTTATACAACCACCCGCTACTATCCTTATGCCGAACCAGTGAGAACGGGTTTCAATTATATCCGGAACCCAGTCAAAGTAGTCGTAGATGCTTACACGGGCGAGGTTCATTTTTATGTTGTTGACCGGGAGGACCCCCTGTGGCAAACGTATGCGAACATTTTCCCCGGTTTGTTCGAGGAAAAGATACCAGAAGACATCCGGGCCCATTTCCGCTACCCCGTCAATTTGTTTACCTATCAGGCAGATATCTTCAGAACCTATCATATGAGCGATTTAGAAGTTTTTTATAACCGGGAAGACATGTGGGCTTTTCCCACAGAGAAATATTATGACCAAGATATTTTGATGGAACCTTACTACATTACCATGCAGCTACCCGATGAAGAGCAGGAAGAGTTTATCCTGATCCAGCCTTTTACCCCGAATAACAGGCAAAACATGATTGCCTGGCTGGCAGTGCGAAACGATTGGGAATACTATGGTGAGCTGCTCTTGTACCGCTTCCCCAAACAACGGACCGTTTACGGACCGCAACAAATTGAGAACCGGATTAACCAAGATCCGTATATCTCTCAGCAATTAAATCTTTGGTCACAAGGTGGTTCACGGACCATCAGAGGCAATTTATTGGTGATCCCCATAGAGGATACGCTGCTTTATGTGGAGCCTGTCTATATTGAATCCGACTCGCACACTTCACTGCCTGAAGTGGGGAAAATTATTGTGGCTTATCAAGATTACATTGTGATGGAAGACACCTTTGAAGAGGCGATAGACCGCCTGCTGGAAATGGAAGCAGGAGACGTCCGGGCGGATGGACAGCAATCTGGCCAAGACGAACAAACGCCACTCATCGTGACTGCCGAAGCTTTGGTTGATCAGTTGGCCGATCTATTTAATGCCTACCGGGACGCAATGAGCGCTGGTCAGTGGGAAAAAGCAGGCCGGATTATGACTGAAATTGAAAAGCAGCTGGAGACTTGGCAACAGCAACAAGTGATAAACCAAACTGCTCCCGGGGAAGAAGCTGAACCGGTGGATGGGGAAGAAGCAGATGCAGAAGGGTAG
- a CDS encoding HesB/IscA family protein, translating to MITITESASAKIKEMLAEEEGNPYLRIGVTYGGCSGLTYGMGFDTEKKDGDEVFEQNGITIVVDANSKKFLAGTKIDYKENLMGGGFTIDNPNAIATCGCGTSFRTAEDAGKPEEC from the coding sequence ATGATCACCATTACCGAGAGTGCTAGTGCTAAAATTAAAGAAATGCTGGCTGAAGAAGAAGGTAACCCATACCTGCGTATCGGTGTCACCTATGGCGGATGCAGCGGATTGACCTATGGTATGGGATTTGATACAGAAAAAAAAGATGGCGACGAGGTGTTTGAACAAAACGGAATCACCATCGTTGTGGACGCAAACAGCAAAAAATTTTTGGCAGGGACCAAAATCGACTACAAAGAAAATTTGATGGGCGGGGGTTTCACCATCGATAATCCCAATGCCATTGCCACCTGTGGTTGTGGAACTTCCTTCCGGACAGCGGAAGATGCCGGAAAACCGGAAGAGTGTTAA
- a CDS encoding YwhD family protein: MDLLNKNKKNKSQFTILNNDSTDGHGGFGVGTLNLNNVSPVIIDVENERAFVDMGALHARSEVEKRIKFTPNKEEVPNGRPYWIVWVTVDRNEHGPYYAGVAACEMTVDREARRGYKNLAEHVNHMDKALKRKIVVNHMDKKSKKILKDFLQNHNQNMWEHSSEDLKQQLEA; encoded by the coding sequence ATGGATTTATTAAACAAAAATAAAAAGAACAAATCACAATTTACAATTTTGAACAATGATTCTACAGATGGACATGGCGGTTTTGGGGTAGGCACACTCAACTTGAATAATGTTTCTCCTGTCATCATTGATGTAGAGAATGAACGGGCTTTTGTAGACATGGGTGCTTTACATGCCAGAAGTGAAGTGGAAAAGCGGATCAAATTTACCCCTAATAAAGAAGAGGTGCCCAATGGCCGCCCCTACTGGATCGTATGGGTCACTGTGGATCGTAATGAGCATGGACCCTATTACGCCGGGGTAGCTGCTTGTGAGATGACAGTGGACCGGGAAGCACGGCGGGGCTACAAGAATTTAGCCGAACATGTCAATCATATGGACAAAGCGCTTAAACGCAAAATCGTGGTTAACCATATGGATAAGAAGTCCAAGAAAATCCTCAAGGATTTTCTCCAAAATCATAATCAAAACATGTGGGAGCATTCCAGTGAAGATCTCAAGCAACAACTGGAAGCCTAA